The genomic interval GGGGCTGTCTGTAACCTTTGACCACATGAGCCGTCGTCCGGTGACGGTGCAGTATCCCTACGAAAAGCTGATTCCGTCTGAGCGGTTTCGGGGACGTATTCACTTCGAGTTTGACAAGTGCATTGCCTGCGAAGTGTGCGTACGAGTATGCCCGATCAACCTGCCCGTGGTCGATTGGGAGTTTGACAAGACCACTAAAAAGAAAGACCTCAAGCACTACAGCATTGACTTCGGGGTCTGCATTTTCTGCGGCAACTGTGTGGAGTACTGCCCCACCAACTGCCTTTCCATGACCGAGGAGTACGAACTGGCCAGCTACGATCGCCACGAGCTGAACTACGACAACGTAGCCCTGGGACGCCTGCCCTACAAGGTCACCCAAGACCCAATGGTGACTCCCCTGCGGGAACTGGCCTACCTGCCCAAGGGTGTGCTCAGCCCCCATGACCTGCCAGCCAACGCGCGACGGGCGGGGCAAATGCCTCAGGAAATTCTGGAGGCGGAGCAGGCCAACTCTAAGCCAGATGCCAAAGCCGAGACCTCAGCCTCTGAGTAAGTACCGTGGTTTTGGTTCCGTGGTACATTCGCCTAGGCTACCACTGTTGCAACAGCTCGATTTAACACCAGGAGATTAGAACTGTGACGCTAGCGGAAGGGGTACAACTCGTTGCCTTTGGTCTACTGACCGCCATGACGCTGGGGGGTGCCCTGGGGGTCGTGCTGTTGGACAACATTGTCTACTCAGCGTTTTTGTTGGGGGGTGTATTTACTAGCATGGCTGGTCTATACATCCTGCTCAACGCCGGGTTTGTGGCGGCAGCCCAGGTGCTGGTCTACGTGGGCGCGGTCAGCGTGCTGATTCTGTTTGGGATCATGCTGGTGAACAAAGAGCAGCCCTTCATTCCCATGAAGCGGGCCTGGCTGGGCAGGGTCGCGACAGCTGGGGTCTGTGCGGGGCTATTTGCGCTGCTAGCGGCATCGACCCTGAGCACGCCCTGGGCCATCTCCGGTGAAGTGCCCAGCGGCGATATGGCTACCGTAGCCATTGGTATTCACTTTTTTACCGACTACTTGCTTCCCTTTGAGTTGGCCTCCGTGCTGCTGCTGATTGCGCTGATTGGAGCGATCGTGCTGGCGCGGCGAGAGTTCATTCCCGATGCCGCCCCTGGGGAAGCTGCCTCGGAGGCGCTACAGTTGCCCGAGCGCCCCCGTGAGTTGGTCTCTGCTTCTTCGCTGGCCGACACCGAACGTTAGCTTTAGGGAAAAATCCTCAGGGTTTGTTTCTGGCGATCGCACAGACAACCGGCCACGCACCCAAGCAACCCTGGGATCTCCCAACGTCCCCACTCCCCCACCCTCGTTTTTCAGCCATGCAACTTGAGTACTTTTTGCTAGTCGCCGCCGCCCTGTT from Leptolyngbya sp. KIOST-1 carries:
- the ndhI gene encoding NAD(P)H-quinone oxidoreductase subunit I, whose amino-acid sequence is MGFLKQVGDYAKESLQAAKYIGQGLSVTFDHMSRRPVTVQYPYEKLIPSERFRGRIHFEFDKCIACEVCVRVCPINLPVVDWEFDKTTKKKDLKHYSIDFGVCIFCGNCVEYCPTNCLSMTEEYELASYDRHELNYDNVALGRLPYKVTQDPMVTPLRELAYLPKGVLSPHDLPANARRAGQMPQEILEAEQANSKPDAKAETSASE
- a CDS encoding NADH-quinone oxidoreductase subunit J, with amino-acid sequence MTLAEGVQLVAFGLLTAMTLGGALGVVLLDNIVYSAFLLGGVFTSMAGLYILLNAGFVAAAQVLVYVGAVSVLILFGIMLVNKEQPFIPMKRAWLGRVATAGVCAGLFALLAASTLSTPWAISGEVPSGDMATVAIGIHFFTDYLLPFELASVLLLIALIGAIVLARREFIPDAAPGEAASEALQLPERPRELVSASSLADTER